A genomic segment from Alistipes senegalensis JC50 encodes:
- a CDS encoding two-component regulator propeller domain-containing protein, with protein sequence MKPTTHLFFRIFLILSCLALGAASARAERVIVPVEGGPVGNSITALLQDDDGFMWVGTISGLMRYDMYSYRYFGDSDGLPVSRTMIRCLTRDAEGNVWIGTENGAVVYDPVRERFRRIGGRIAAVPVKTITRTSRGTMLLTVGEGVAVVDPSSLEYRFIAGSHLNNILAVTTDAAGNIWSWSHGQLSRFDFSDDPMSPRIDSRPFAYEVRAMAVDSRGRLWFNDRRCLMTVPLPAGDAQIPPPTVVRGGVDVRSIRIDGDGVVVTSSYDGIHLFRIAEDGTPIPDGVMWIDPASPSEVSNSVLCVERDRNGNYWFGTVDGIYVARERPREIFHNMSAADAGGLIHNVVSDVCPGPDGAVWAATSGGLDRIRRVAPERYAIEHFMPRLPSERAEPGDRRLQTLAFDSRGTMWLGTKRMLLFFDPQNRRFFERGEVTGLLARCGALFSKELRCDSRGNVWMGFLYGGLFVYDAAAERCRTVRFAGADLYDASPQAVLEDGDGNIWVGTKSRGLLRFRPDEAVRESDTLRVERYDTYFLQDRALAGFVSINALYTAADGTVYAGTSHGLYRYDAVPDRFEACPLNAFGEEVWVLDIIADADGVLWISTMQGLYRYTPGAGQAPFYELSDGAFARLDYNLGSCLDADGTLFLGGINGITYFDPRQVGRPDEAAKVYVSGVSVLNRDIVPDGVHLDANINRSHRLTLDYDDYQLSLDFTTLTFAPENRERFYYRIDGLTPDWIPLGETNRLSFSNLARGEYMLRVKAADASGVLGEGSTDILITVLPPWWLTWWAYCIYGVLALLLAAAVVWVILIRYRAAQQVRMVQYKQQLFINLTHGLKTPLTMMQVPLQLMSDDREPLSDEARRGLVAMVSANVKKLANTVRQLMEFRKIDQNRVSMNLAEVDIAEYVRRICDYFRALFESKGLKLVCDLPGETILMTFDPEKIELALYNLLQNAYTFTHPGGEVSVSLRRSGRTVRIAVHDTGIGIRSEYLDKIFLRFWQVHESDTMPPLGAGIGLAVAREFVEMHNGCIEVESRYGAGSTFTICLPLEARYKAEQYYIHKSDQADEDQILPVYTKQYAESDIYVENDPGIDESKSGTVYVVAGGGDITGLVRMVLSDYNVLHYDNVEDALRAVRERRPQLILIDIVVYDREEGLALCRRIKGSKQTDDIPVVLLTADDTPEDARIFCEAGVDAWMEKPFDVELFRARVRQLVSRHADLQRKLKIGQILGKREDIVVESADEKFMSRVTEVIGQNIPNEEFSLEVFAREMRVSRSVLNMRIQSIVGKSPMELLRNARMQRAAQLLATNAYDVAQVGYMVGFSDPRYFSTSFKKQFGVSPRAYMQNHHNA encoded by the coding sequence ATGAAACCGACCACGCATCTGTTTTTCCGCATCTTTCTGATTTTGTCGTGTTTGGCCCTCGGGGCCGCTTCGGCGCGGGCCGAACGGGTCATCGTGCCCGTGGAGGGAGGTCCGGTCGGAAACTCGATCACCGCGCTGTTGCAGGACGACGACGGGTTCATGTGGGTGGGGACCATCTCGGGGCTGATGCGCTACGACATGTATTCCTACCGCTATTTCGGCGACAGCGACGGACTGCCCGTTTCGCGGACGATGATCCGCTGCCTGACCCGGGACGCCGAAGGCAATGTCTGGATCGGTACGGAGAACGGGGCCGTCGTTTACGACCCCGTGCGGGAGCGTTTCCGCCGTATCGGGGGCCGCATCGCCGCCGTTCCGGTGAAGACCATCACCCGGACATCGCGGGGGACGATGCTGCTCACCGTGGGCGAGGGCGTCGCCGTGGTCGATCCTTCGTCGCTCGAATACCGCTTCATCGCAGGCAGCCACCTGAACAATATTCTCGCCGTCACGACCGATGCCGCCGGCAACATTTGGAGCTGGAGCCACGGGCAGCTGTCGCGTTTCGACTTTTCGGACGATCCGATGTCGCCGCGCATCGACAGCCGTCCTTTCGCTTACGAGGTGCGTGCTATGGCGGTGGACTCCCGCGGACGGCTGTGGTTCAACGACCGGCGGTGTCTGATGACTGTGCCGTTGCCGGCGGGGGATGCGCAAATCCCCCCCCCGACCGTGGTGCGAGGCGGTGTAGATGTCCGTTCGATCCGTATTGACGGCGACGGCGTGGTGGTCACGTCGTCTTACGACGGCATCCATCTGTTCCGCATCGCGGAGGACGGGACGCCGATCCCGGACGGCGTCATGTGGATAGATCCCGCGTCGCCCAGCGAGGTCAGCAACAGCGTGCTGTGCGTGGAGCGGGACCGGAACGGCAATTACTGGTTCGGGACCGTAGACGGTATCTATGTGGCCCGCGAACGTCCCCGCGAGATATTCCATAACATGTCCGCCGCCGATGCCGGGGGACTGATCCACAACGTCGTGTCGGATGTCTGTCCGGGTCCCGACGGTGCCGTTTGGGCGGCCACTTCGGGCGGGCTGGACCGCATCCGGCGTGTGGCTCCGGAGCGTTACGCCATCGAACATTTCATGCCCCGCCTCCCTTCGGAGAGGGCCGAACCGGGCGACAGGAGGCTTCAAACGCTGGCTTTCGACAGCCGGGGGACGATGTGGCTCGGCACGAAGCGGATGCTGCTGTTCTTCGATCCGCAGAACCGCCGTTTCTTCGAACGCGGGGAGGTGACCGGACTGCTGGCCCGCTGCGGGGCGCTGTTCAGCAAGGAGCTGCGCTGCGACAGCCGCGGCAACGTCTGGATGGGTTTCCTCTACGGCGGACTGTTCGTCTATGATGCCGCTGCGGAGCGGTGCCGGACGGTGCGGTTCGCCGGCGCGGACCTTTACGACGCCAGTCCGCAGGCCGTGTTGGAGGATGGCGACGGAAATATCTGGGTCGGCACCAAATCCCGGGGGCTGCTGCGTTTCCGGCCCGACGAGGCCGTTCGGGAGAGCGACACGCTCCGTGTCGAACGTTACGACACCTATTTCTTGCAGGATCGGGCGCTCGCCGGATTCGTCAGCATCAATGCACTCTACACCGCGGCCGACGGAACGGTCTATGCCGGAACGTCGCACGGGCTGTACCGCTACGACGCCGTGCCCGACCGGTTCGAAGCGTGTCCGCTCAACGCCTTCGGCGAGGAGGTCTGGGTGCTCGACATCATCGCCGATGCCGACGGCGTGCTGTGGATTTCGACTATGCAGGGCCTCTACCGCTATACGCCCGGTGCGGGGCAGGCTCCGTTCTACGAACTCTCGGATGGAGCCTTCGCCCGTCTCGACTACAATCTCGGAAGCTGTCTCGACGCCGACGGAACGCTTTTCCTGGGCGGTATCAACGGTATCACTTATTTCGATCCGCGACAGGTCGGGCGTCCGGACGAAGCGGCGAAAGTCTATGTTTCGGGCGTTTCGGTGCTCAACCGGGACATCGTGCCCGACGGCGTTCATCTGGATGCCAATATCAACCGGTCGCACCGGCTGACGCTCGATTACGACGACTATCAACTTTCGCTCGACTTCACGACGCTGACATTCGCCCCCGAAAACCGCGAGCGGTTCTATTACCGCATCGACGGGCTGACTCCCGACTGGATTCCGCTCGGGGAGACCAACCGGCTCTCGTTCTCCAACCTCGCGCGCGGGGAGTACATGCTGCGGGTCAAGGCGGCCGACGCCTCGGGCGTGTTGGGCGAAGGGTCCACCGATATTCTCATAACGGTGCTGCCGCCCTGGTGGCTGACGTGGTGGGCTTACTGCATCTACGGTGTGCTGGCGCTGCTGCTGGCCGCGGCCGTGGTGTGGGTGATCCTGATCCGCTACCGTGCGGCGCAGCAGGTGCGCATGGTGCAGTACAAGCAGCAGCTGTTCATCAATCTGACGCACGGGCTGAAAACCCCGCTGACGATGATGCAGGTACCCCTGCAACTGATGTCGGACGACCGCGAGCCGCTGAGCGACGAGGCCCGCCGGGGACTGGTCGCCATGGTGAGCGCCAACGTCAAGAAACTGGCCAACACCGTGCGGCAGCTCATGGAGTTCCGGAAGATCGACCAGAACCGGGTGTCGATGAATCTGGCGGAGGTCGATATCGCGGAGTACGTGCGCCGCATCTGCGACTATTTCCGGGCGCTTTTCGAATCGAAGGGGCTGAAACTCGTCTGCGATCTTCCCGGGGAGACGATTTTGATGACCTTCGACCCTGAGAAGATCGAACTCGCGCTCTACAACCTCTTGCAGAACGCCTATACTTTCACGCATCCGGGCGGCGAGGTGAGTGTCTCCTTGCGTCGCAGCGGCCGGACGGTCCGCATCGCCGTGCACGATACGGGCATCGGCATCCGTTCGGAGTACCTCGACAAAATCTTCCTGCGCTTCTGGCAGGTGCACGAGTCGGACACGATGCCGCCGCTGGGTGCCGGTATCGGGCTGGCCGTGGCCCGGGAGTTCGTCGAGATGCACAACGGCTGCATCGAGGTCGAGAGCCGTTACGGTGCCGGAAGCACCTTTACCATCTGTCTGCCGCTGGAGGCCCGCTACAAGGCCGAACAGTACTATATCCACAAGTCGGACCAGGCGGACGAGGATCAGATTCTGCCGGTCTACACCAAGCAGTACGCCGAATCGGACATTTATGTCGAGAACGACCCCGGCATCGACGAGTCGAAGTCCGGAACGGTTTATGTCGTGGCCGGCGGCGGCGACATCACGGGGCTGGTCCGGATGGTGCTGTCGGATTACAACGTGCTGCATTACGACAATGTGGAAGATGCGCTGCGGGCCGTGCGCGAGAGGCGTCCGCAGCTGATTCTGATCGACATCGTGGTCTATGACCGCGAAGAGGGGCTCGCGCTCTGCCGCAGGATCAAGGGTTCGAAGCAGACCGACGATATTCCCGTGGTCCTGCTCACGGCGGACGATACGCCCGAGGATGCGCGGATATTCTGCGAAGCGGGCGTGGATGCCTGGATGGAGAAGCCTTTCGACGTGGAGTTGTTCCGGGCCCGCGTCCGGCAGTTGGTGAGCCGCCATGCCGATCTGCAACGGAAACTCAAAATCGGGCAGATACTCGGCAAACGCGAAGATATCGTCGTGGAATCCGCCGACGAGAAGTTCATGAGCCGTGTGACGGAGGTCATCGGGCAGAATATCCCCAACGAGGAATTCTCGCTGGAGGTCTTCGCCCGCGAGATGCGCGTGTCGCGCTCGGTGCTGAACATGCGTATCCAGAGCATCGTGGGCAAGTCGCCGATGGAGCTGCTGCGCAACGCCCGCATGCAGCGTGCGGCGCAGTTGTTGGCGACCAACGCCTACGACGTGGCGCAGGTGGGCTACATGGTCGGGTTCTCGGACCCGCGCTATTTTTCGACCAGTTTCAAGAAGCAGTTCGGGGTAAGCCCCCGGGCTTACATGCAAAATCATCATAACGCCTGA
- a CDS encoding glycoside hydrolase, whose translation MKKYASLLLSLLLCATAASAQTHHADLGLNGPWEYGIDRNYTGTTLVPGIPMDATRPAEGRLWYRREIELPAGSWNAAALELKGARFRPEIYIDGKLISSQEGGMIRSLHDLRHEALKPGNRITLEISLASLADVPPTDASFIPKVDQWRSNCSSSLWDDVVLHLYTNARTDRVLTDCDPETGHVKLRYRIRGTGAASARITVTNGSGELLTRTGTALPGENEIAFDYRGLLREWTPERPVLYGLRVELLDERGETLSDWQQSLGLRRAAVSGKQFTLNGRPLKLRGGTVVWHRWMRDAEGREAGYDTVWFRDNIVRRLKEHGANLLRFHLGVPPERLLDLCDRYGLAVQYEWNFFHGMPASRESLMEQYPKWFDLAARHPSVLLFHPYNETEGEQLETAWSALNEIVRDYPPMILEDRDVLHIHKYWWSLFENLGLYYDSSEQFPKAIMVDEFGGNYLDGDGEMGGYPSIRESYMRFLGRRHTAAERLHHLDRSCGKVAEYWRRIGAAGVAPFTIASSYADGNHWFTGPLRDGRPKNVWNALTVLWSPQAVSMDIWDCNFTPGQEITLPLHFLNDTDRRSTLTARVEITDAYSRRSFAKTVECRVEPYDKRIAECRIEMPATCGDYILRTTLLNPSEEVKYPVVSEWDIRVLEAKVPAPVAEAVLYIPAAETELLTLAHRLGLRTAADPAKADLLLLGRASWEGLDDCRPTIEKAVARGAGVVMLDIGERGLGQGYPAEDGQLGPLQGVARVTDPKVTHYDLFGGLSLTCTEAAEPESHLHPDSVHTELWRRLTPHHTALWNGLRGGLIVPAADFDVQGLSREAFSAQWSRRGADVARMERGNYYAYELCGFFAFDSRPDNKEVIRELRRKAEFLVEDAPALAMSINPKAPVRVTDLGSGYRNSVRGSASELVPLAAAGKNLTRTPVLRIGFGDGKGCLLLSGLLTAGRLDAARTPEPGPFPVEYDEAAVQMVINLMENALENSPGGTGGKRRLKNGLKRT comes from the coding sequence ATGAAAAAATACGCATCCCTGCTGCTGTCGCTCCTCCTCTGCGCCACGGCGGCATCGGCACAGACCCACCACGCCGACCTCGGGCTGAACGGCCCGTGGGAATACGGCATCGACCGCAACTACACCGGGACAACGCTGGTTCCGGGCATCCCGATGGACGCCACGCGTCCCGCCGAAGGACGGCTCTGGTACCGCCGCGAAATCGAGCTGCCGGCCGGAAGCTGGAACGCCGCAGCGCTCGAACTGAAAGGCGCACGCTTCCGTCCCGAGATCTACATCGACGGCAAGCTGATTTCGTCGCAGGAGGGCGGCATGATCCGCTCGCTGCACGACCTGCGCCATGAAGCGCTGAAACCGGGCAACCGCATCACGCTCGAAATTTCGCTCGCCTCGCTGGCCGACGTTCCGCCGACCGACGCTTCGTTCATCCCCAAGGTAGACCAATGGCGGAGCAACTGCTCTTCGTCGCTCTGGGACGATGTCGTGCTGCACCTCTATACGAATGCCCGCACCGACCGCGTGCTCACCGACTGCGACCCGGAAACCGGGCATGTCAAGCTCCGCTACCGCATCCGCGGCACGGGCGCCGCATCGGCCCGCATCACGGTAACGAACGGCTCGGGGGAGCTTCTGACCCGGACGGGCACGGCTCTGCCGGGCGAAAACGAAATAGCCTTCGACTACCGGGGCCTGCTCCGGGAGTGGACGCCCGAGCGTCCCGTCCTCTACGGCCTCCGCGTGGAGCTGCTCGACGAACGCGGGGAGACGCTCTCCGACTGGCAGCAATCGCTGGGGCTGCGCCGCGCCGCCGTGAGCGGCAAACAGTTCACCCTCAACGGCCGTCCCCTCAAACTCCGCGGCGGCACGGTCGTCTGGCACCGCTGGATGCGCGACGCCGAGGGCCGCGAAGCAGGTTACGACACGGTCTGGTTCCGCGACAACATCGTCCGGCGGCTGAAAGAGCACGGTGCCAACCTGCTACGCTTCCATCTCGGCGTGCCGCCCGAACGTCTGCTGGACCTCTGCGACCGATACGGACTGGCCGTGCAGTACGAATGGAACTTTTTCCACGGTATGCCCGCCTCGCGCGAAAGCCTGATGGAGCAATACCCCAAGTGGTTCGACCTGGCGGCCCGCCACCCCTCCGTCCTCCTCTTCCACCCCTACAACGAAACCGAGGGCGAACAGCTCGAAACCGCGTGGAGCGCCCTGAACGAGATCGTCCGCGACTATCCGCCCATGATCCTCGAAGACCGCGACGTGCTGCACATCCATAAATATTGGTGGAGCCTGTTCGAAAACCTCGGACTCTACTACGACTCCTCGGAGCAGTTCCCCAAGGCGATCATGGTCGATGAATTCGGCGGCAACTACCTCGACGGCGACGGCGAGATGGGCGGCTATCCCTCCATCCGCGAAAGCTACATGCGTTTCCTCGGCCGCCGCCACACCGCCGCCGAACGGCTCCACCATCTCGACCGCTCGTGCGGCAAGGTGGCCGAATACTGGAGGCGGATCGGTGCGGCAGGCGTCGCCCCGTTCACCATCGCCAGCAGCTATGCCGACGGCAACCACTGGTTCACGGGCCCGCTGCGCGACGGACGGCCCAAAAACGTCTGGAACGCCCTGACGGTGCTTTGGTCGCCGCAGGCCGTCAGCATGGACATCTGGGACTGCAACTTCACCCCCGGGCAGGAGATCACCCTCCCGCTCCACTTCCTCAACGACACCGACCGCCGTTCGACCCTCACGGCCCGCGTGGAGATCACCGACGCCTACTCGCGGCGGAGCTTCGCCAAGACCGTAGAATGCCGCGTCGAACCTTACGACAAACGGATCGCCGAGTGCCGGATCGAAATGCCCGCCACATGCGGCGACTACATCCTGCGCACCACGCTGCTCAACCCCTCCGAGGAGGTGAAATACCCCGTCGTCTCGGAGTGGGACATCCGCGTCCTCGAAGCCAAAGTTCCGGCCCCAGTGGCCGAAGCCGTCCTCTACATCCCTGCCGCCGAAACCGAACTGCTCACCCTGGCGCACCGGCTGGGACTGCGCACCGCCGCCGACCCCGCAAAAGCCGACCTCCTGTTATTGGGACGCGCCAGTTGGGAGGGACTGGACGACTGCCGCCCGACGATCGAAAAAGCCGTCGCCCGAGGCGCAGGCGTCGTAATGCTCGACATCGGCGAACGCGGCCTCGGACAGGGCTACCCCGCCGAGGACGGCCAGCTGGGTCCCCTGCAAGGGGTTGCCCGCGTGACCGATCCCAAAGTGACGCACTACGACCTTTTCGGCGGGCTGTCGCTCACCTGCACCGAAGCAGCCGAGCCCGAAAGCCACCTGCATCCCGATTCCGTCCACACGGAGCTGTGGCGCCGTCTGACACCCCACCACACGGCCCTTTGGAACGGACTCCGGGGCGGACTGATCGTCCCCGCAGCGGATTTCGACGTGCAGGGACTGAGTCGCGAAGCCTTTTCGGCCCAGTGGAGCCGCCGCGGCGCCGATGTCGCCCGCATGGAGCGCGGGAACTACTACGCCTACGAACTCTGCGGATTCTTCGCTTTCGACTCCCGGCCCGACAATAAGGAGGTGATCCGCGAACTGCGCCGCAAGGCGGAGTTTCTGGTCGAGGACGCCCCGGCCCTGGCCATGTCGATCAACCCTAAAGCCCCGGTTCGCGTCACCGATCTCGGCAGCGGCTACCGCAACTCGGTCCGGGGCAGCGCCTCCGAGCTCGTGCCGCTGGCCGCGGCCGGCAAGAACCTCACGCGAACCCCCGTTCTGCGCATCGGGTTCGGCGACGGCAAAGGCTGCCTGCTCCTCTCGGGACTGCTCACAGCCGGGCGGCTCGACGCCGCACGCACGCCGGAACCGGGTCCCTTCCCCGTCGAATACGACGAAGCCGCCGTTCAGATGGTCATCAACCTGATGGAGAACGCCTTGGAAAACTCGCCGGGCGGCACCGGCGGCAAACGCCGGCTCAAAAACGGACTAAAACGAACATAA
- a CDS encoding SusC/RagA family TonB-linked outer membrane protein, with translation MKNFDFLFVSKSKRPAMTLLATLAALLLTTSLHAQQRLTVSGVVTDAASGEPIIGASVIVASTYKGTTTGVNGDFMLTNVPAKDSLIFQHLNYTRQTVPVNGRTKIDAKLSVSAVEIEEVVAVGYGYVPRSNLTSSIAVISEKDINKTPVSSIEQALQGNATGVLVITASGEPGSEVAMRIRGGTSISGDTSPLVVIDNIPSDQTALSLLNPNDVAGIEILKDAAATAIYGSRGANGVVMVTTRSGQAGKPTLSVNAEYGLSIPRYRIEMMNSEQYAEYDNFARMMWGVSSFNTLRPDTLTTNDYQKRLLRDIAQRHNYTVALQGGSKDMRYYISGGWLSEEGILRHSSNERLSFSTKFNMNLSPRLHLDVKASLSRQQTEKISSGDSGATLRMLMQKPTSTINGTDLGDGTYIDEETGEIKSINTEAAKALNSNQWNKRTTAELNAVFRWDIDKRKYWTFNATAGYKYNNSNDYAYVLRSIYSTEAHIDKNNKATRETSQGITWSNENFINFSRTFRKKHYLMWTLGQSWQRQESEGFDIDVTRFDTDYFMWNNLGAGAYIGVPGSSYKAVNHLSFFTRAIYTYNERFTATFSLRADGSSRFGEDSRYGYFPAASVSWKMTKEKWLKDVKWISELKPRFSVGVTGNDRIGEYKSPTMLSSNKVLVNGQSYNGTTISQIGNPNLQWETTHEYNGGLDVGLFKSRIRFSVDAYYKKTYNLLYNYRLPQTTGYSQVSANVGNIDNKGVEFEIHTRNIEHRNFSWNTDFNIGWNKSTITDLGGNDHVVLYHMGNGVNQDITFLEIGQPLGIIKGYETSIYKSWDEVYADDAVWVEDPLNIQTRPGMIKYIDQNGDGVINDQDKVVLGQALPNVMGGFTNTFNYKNWSLTVFFNYALGGKIINTNVTKLDLYQAGNNNSYADGLGAWRPANPITGDQGWMDGSKPLPSSNSSPSTARLYTQNVIDRWIEDGSYLRLKTLSLTYTVPEKISRKIGMQRLMLSLKGTNLWTWTKYRGFDPEMSSSVGTSNSTLGIDRSSYPASKSFTFNVNITF, from the coding sequence ATGAAAAACTTTGACTTTTTATTCGTATCGAAATCGAAGCGCCCGGCAATGACCCTACTGGCCACGCTCGCCGCACTCCTGCTGACGACTTCGCTCCACGCGCAGCAGCGCCTCACCGTTTCGGGCGTTGTCACCGACGCCGCATCGGGCGAACCGATCATCGGCGCATCGGTCATCGTCGCCAGCACCTATAAAGGTACGACGACGGGCGTCAACGGCGACTTCATGCTGACCAACGTCCCCGCCAAGGATTCGCTGATATTCCAGCATCTCAACTACACGCGCCAGACCGTCCCGGTGAACGGACGCACGAAGATCGACGCCAAGCTCTCGGTCTCGGCCGTCGAAATCGAGGAGGTCGTGGCCGTCGGCTACGGCTACGTTCCGCGCAGCAACCTCACCAGTTCGATCGCGGTGATCAGCGAAAAGGACATCAACAAGACCCCCGTGTCGTCGATCGAACAGGCGCTCCAGGGCAATGCGACGGGCGTGCTGGTCATCACCGCGTCGGGCGAGCCGGGCAGCGAAGTGGCCATGCGCATCCGCGGCGGCACGTCCATCTCGGGCGACACCAGCCCGCTGGTGGTGATCGACAACATCCCCTCGGACCAGACCGCCCTGTCGCTGCTCAACCCCAACGACGTGGCCGGCATCGAGATTCTGAAAGACGCCGCCGCCACGGCCATCTACGGTTCGCGCGGCGCCAACGGCGTGGTGATGGTCACCACCCGCAGCGGCCAGGCCGGCAAGCCCACTCTTTCGGTCAATGCCGAGTACGGGCTTTCGATCCCGCGCTACCGCATCGAGATGATGAACAGCGAGCAGTACGCCGAGTACGACAACTTCGCACGCATGATGTGGGGCGTGAGCAGTTTCAACACGCTGCGTCCCGACACGCTCACCACGAACGATTACCAGAAACGCCTGCTGCGCGACATCGCCCAGCGCCACAACTACACGGTCGCATTGCAGGGCGGATCGAAAGACATGCGCTATTACATCTCGGGCGGCTGGCTCAGCGAAGAGGGTATCCTGCGCCATTCGAGCAACGAGCGTCTGAGTTTCTCAACCAAGTTCAACATGAACCTCTCGCCGCGCCTGCACCTCGATGTCAAAGCCTCGCTCAGCCGCCAGCAGACCGAGAAGATCAGCTCCGGCGACTCCGGCGCCACGCTGCGCATGCTGATGCAGAAACCCACCAGCACGATCAACGGCACGGACCTCGGCGACGGCACCTATATAGATGAAGAAACCGGCGAGATCAAGAGCATCAACACCGAAGCCGCCAAAGCCCTGAACTCGAACCAGTGGAACAAACGCACGACGGCCGAACTCAACGCCGTCTTCCGCTGGGACATCGACAAGCGGAAATACTGGACCTTCAACGCCACGGCCGGCTACAAATACAACAACAGCAACGACTACGCCTATGTCCTGCGGTCGATATACAGCACCGAGGCGCATATCGACAAAAACAACAAGGCGACGCGCGAAACGTCGCAGGGCATTACGTGGAGCAACGAGAACTTCATCAACTTCTCCCGGACGTTCCGCAAGAAACACTATCTGATGTGGACTCTCGGCCAAAGCTGGCAACGCCAGGAGTCGGAAGGTTTCGACATCGACGTGACGCGTTTCGACACCGACTATTTCATGTGGAACAACCTCGGGGCGGGAGCCTATATCGGCGTTCCCGGATCGAGCTATAAGGCGGTCAACCACCTGTCGTTCTTCACGCGCGCCATCTACACCTACAACGAACGCTTCACGGCGACCTTCTCGCTGCGTGCCGACGGATCGTCGCGCTTCGGCGAGGACAGCCGCTACGGTTATTTCCCCGCAGCCTCGGTCTCCTGGAAAATGACCAAGGAGAAATGGCTCAAAGACGTGAAATGGATCTCCGAACTGAAACCCCGTTTCAGCGTCGGCGTGACGGGCAACGACCGCATCGGCGAATACAAGTCGCCGACGATGCTCTCCTCGAACAAGGTGCTGGTCAACGGGCAGTCCTACAACGGTACGACCATCTCGCAGATCGGCAACCCCAACCTGCAATGGGAGACCACCCACGAATACAACGGCGGTCTGGACGTGGGGCTGTTCAAGAGCCGCATCCGCTTCTCGGTGGACGCCTACTATAAGAAGACCTACAACCTGCTCTACAACTACCGTCTGCCGCAGACGACGGGTTACTCACAGGTTTCGGCCAACGTCGGCAACATCGACAACAAGGGCGTCGAGTTCGAGATCCACACCCGCAACATCGAGCACCGCAATTTCAGCTGGAACACCGACTTCAACATCGGCTGGAACAAAAGCACGATCACCGACCTGGGAGGCAACGACCACGTCGTGCTCTACCACATGGGCAACGGCGTAAACCAGGACATCACCTTCCTGGAAATCGGACAGCCGTTGGGCATCATCAAGGGTTACGAAACCTCCATCTACAAGAGCTGGGACGAAGTCTACGCCGACGATGCCGTCTGGGTCGAGGACCCGCTCAATATCCAGACCCGTCCGGGTATGATCAAATACATCGACCAGAACGGCGACGGCGTGATCAACGATCAGGACAAGGTCGTGCTGGGGCAGGCCCTCCCGAACGTCATGGGCGGTTTCACCAACACGTTCAACTACAAGAACTGGTCGCTGACCGTCTTCTTCAACTACGCCCTCGGGGGTAAGATCATCAACACGAACGTCACCAAACTCGATCTGTATCAGGCCGGCAACAACAACTCCTATGCCGACGGACTCGGCGCATGGCGTCCCGCGAACCCGATCACGGGCGACCAGGGCTGGATGGACGGAAGCAAACCGCTGCCCTCGTCGAACAGCTCGCCCTCCACGGCGCGCCTCTACACCCAGAACGTCATCGACCGCTGGATCGAAGACGGCTCGTACCTGCGTCTGAAAACGCTCTCGCTCACCTACACCGTACCGGAGAAGATCTCCCGGAAAATCGGCATGCAGCGTCTGATGCTCTCGCTCAAAGGAACCAATCTCTGGACCTGGACCAAATACCGCGGATTCGACCCCGAAATGAGCAGCTCGGTGGGAACGTCGAACTCGACCCTCGGCATCGACCGAAGCAGCTATCCGGCATCCAAGAGCTTCACCTTCAACGTCAACATCACTTTCTAA